One window of the Benincasa hispida cultivar B227 chromosome 3, ASM972705v1, whole genome shotgun sequence genome contains the following:
- the LOC120072673 gene encoding uncharacterized protein LOC120072673 isoform X1, which produces MFDDEIDFEVLEGVELLSNKFETDLSNVLISRDWSHCLAKLMMFGRFDRLDYFVVVLKWRSNQAALWVIIPLEAGYGQKRMNEILHELQLMQLSPLHVDLQYIEEFGVKFEQAIYRECQRKFGLKKGFFAKIAAMNFSLPSLDSSLF; this is translated from the exons atgtttgatgatgagattgattttgaagtGTTGGAAGGAGTTGAGTTGTTGTCTAATAAGTTTGAGACCGATCTTAGCAATGTTTTG atttcaagggaTTGGAGCCACTGTCTAGCAAAGTTAATGATGTTTGGACGTTTTGATAG GTTGGATTACTTCGTTGTAGTTTTGAAGTGGCGTTCGAATCAAGCCGCACTTTGG GTAATTATTCCTCTTGAGGCTGGATATGGTCAAAAGAGAATGAATGAAATCCTA catgagttgcaactcatgcaactgtctcctttgcatgttgatctgcaatatattgaagagtttggagtgaaatTCGAACaagcaatctatagagaatgtcagagaaaatttgggttgaagaaagggttcttcgcCAAGATTGCTGCTATGAACTTTTCTCTTCCAtctcttgattcaagcttgttttga
- the LOC120072673 gene encoding uncharacterized protein LOC120072673 isoform X2, which yields MFDDEIDFEVLEGVELLSNKFETDLSNVLISRDWSHCLAKLMMFGRFDRLDYFVVVLKWRSNQAALWVIIPLEAGYGQKRMNEILSLE from the exons atgtttgatgatgagattgattttgaagtGTTGGAAGGAGTTGAGTTGTTGTCTAATAAGTTTGAGACCGATCTTAGCAATGTTTTG atttcaagggaTTGGAGCCACTGTCTAGCAAAGTTAATGATGTTTGGACGTTTTGATAG GTTGGATTACTTCGTTGTAGTTTTGAAGTGGCGTTCGAATCAAGCCGCACTTTGG GTAATTATTCCTCTTGAGGCTGGATATGGTCAAAAGAGAATGAATGAAATCCTA agtttggagtga